Part of the Mercenaria mercenaria strain notata chromosome 8, MADL_Memer_1, whole genome shotgun sequence genome is shown below.
TGTCAGAATACTTTGGAAAAGTCGAATGAATTCGTTTTGAATAGTTATATTAACAATCAGTGCAAGTCATTATAAAATGAGATAAAGGCGGGTAACGCGTTGATCGtgacaatataaaacaaaaacagccAAACCAGTAATGCTTGTATCTGTGTAAAATCGAGGAACAGAATGGTGAGGTTGATAGACAATTCGTTACAATTCTTCTTGATATTGTTATTTGTTAGATGTGCCAGATGTTCCAAATATATTGATGGAAAAGACACTGTTCTAGAACAAAGTTTGGAGGACTTTAAGAGACTGTGTCCGTTTACAGACCTGTGTTTCAGCACAGCGCATGATAACTTTACCCATCGTGAACTTTCTCTATATCCCTGTTGTTTTTCTTGTGATTGTGACGTCAACTGCGCCAATGCATGCTGTCCGGACAAACCAGAACGGTTTTTAAATGAAATCGAAACTCTGGAAATAAAAGAATCACAGACTCAATGTGTCTACGCGCAAATAAGACCATACAGTTTAAAGAAATTGAATGGAAAGCCGTATAACATGATTGGAAATTGTCCATCGAATTTCACAAATGAAGATATAAAAGTTAAGTGTTCAAGAGAATACCATGATTTCAATTTTGACCAAGACGACGTTAAAACGCTTATGCCCAGGTCATCTGAAACAATGAACGTTACCTTTAAAAATGTATACTGTGCTGTTTGTCACGACGCTGCCGAGAAAACTCAACATGTTTGGAACACAAAAGTTATATGTAAAAATCATAGGGAATTTTTATTATCGAATATATCTGAAATTCACATTAAGCTTTCTGAAGAATCACTTTGTCAAATCTTATTTGAACCGTCATTTACAACACCATGGTATGCTGTGAAATCATGTAGCGGTGAAATAGATAAATGCAATGTAACAGGGAATTGGAGACACTTCGACCACAGCCTGGAATCGGCATGTCTGTCGTACAGGTCAGAATATAGAGGATTTAAAAATGTACACTGTTTTCTTTGTAATGGTCATACACTAGCAGATGCTTACAGTGTATGTCAGCACGAGGACGCGAAGGATGGCATGGATTCATTTGTGGCACTTTTAGATTTTAACGAATTAGAAGTTCCATCTTACAAATATATAGAAACGAAATGTTCTAGTGGCTCCAAATTTGACCCTCTTAAGGTAAGCTTTTGCCAAATGATGGTCTTGATTACTAATAGAATCTTCACAGAGCAAAGGCTTAAATCAAAGGTACTTTCCAAAGTCGCATGCCATGTATATGTGATGTAACAAATTAATTAACGATTTCTAAAAGAAGACGAATGGGATTGTAACGATATAACGATACTATTCCGACTTATATTGTAATAACATTTTAGCAAGTCAAATTCTTTTATATCATAAGATTTAAGTTCAGGAATGTGTGCTTGTATA
Proteins encoded:
- the LOC128559159 gene encoding uncharacterized protein LOC128559159 gives rise to the protein MVRLIDNSLQFFLILLFVRCARCSKYIDGKDTVLEQSLEDFKRLCPFTDLCFSTAHDNFTHRELSLYPCCFSCDCDVNCANACCPDKPERFLNEIETLEIKESQTQCVYAQIRPYSLKKLNGKPYNMIGNCPSNFTNEDIKVKCSREYHDFNFDQDDVKTLMPRSSETMNVTFKNVYCAVCHDAAEKTQHVWNTKVICKNHREFLLSNISEIHIKLSEESLCQILFEPSFTTPWYAVKSCSGEIDKCNVTGNWRHFDHSLESACLSYRSEYRGFKNVHCFLCNGHTLADAYSVCQHEDAKDGMDSFVALLDFNELEVPSYKYIETKCSSGSKFDPLKVSFCQMMVLITNRIFTEQRLKSKVLSKVACHVYVM